The Arachis duranensis cultivar V14167 chromosome 2, aradu.V14167.gnm2.J7QH, whole genome shotgun sequence genome has a window encoding:
- the LOC107475447 gene encoding MACPF domain-containing protein CAD1 has translation MGEHVAAIHTATNALQALGRGFDVNFDTRLLYCKGVSGSRVVEVDEEHPRDMCLYDDVVVENVSRDIGCSQEPIERQNSGVYSFQEMVEYFNNKANVSGSFAIGSFNSAFSFTGSKLIDAAATKTLSSDGFYIPLAKVQLKKSHLTLQQNVKRVVPVSWDPPSLASFIENFGTHVITSITIGGKDVIYVKQHHSSPLSKLEIKNYIQEIGNQRFSDINSHTSSGQTKSKDKGIDPFSFNSQGIYPQPTTATYPSGKEDVTVIFRRRGGDDLEQNHIKWIKTVKSSPDIIEMTFCPITNLLDEIPGKEHLTRAINLYLEYKPPIEELRYFLEFQIPRVWAPLRDRIPGHQRKEPVCPSLQFSIMGQKLYVSQEQITVGRRLVTGLRLCLEGNKQNRLSVHLQHLVSLPKILQPYWDNHVAIGAPKWQGPEEQDSRWFEPVKWKNFSHVSTAPIENPETFIGDSSGVYIVTGAQLGVWDFGPRNVLYMKLLYSRLPGCTIRRSLWDHTPIKLSKISTSGDSSSPDNSSSGSRENVVGNKVMKYVDLSEMSKGPQDPPGHWLVTGGKLGVEKGKIVLRVKYSLLNY, from the exons ATGGGGGAGCATGTAGCAGCAATTCACACTGCTACCAATGCTTTGCAAGCATTAGGAAGAGGTTTTGATGTGAACTTTGATACGAGGTTGCTTTATTGTAAAGGGGTTTCGGGGTCGAGGGTAGTTGAGGTTGATGAGGAACACCCAAGGGACATGTGCTTGTACGATGATGTTGTTGTTGAGAATGTTTCCAGGGACATTGGATGCTCTCAGGAACCCATAGAGCGTCAGAATTCTGGAGTGTATAGTTTCCAAGAG ATGGTTGAATATTTCAACAATAAGGCAAATGTATCAGGGAGCTTTGCTATTGGGAGCTTTAATTCCGCATTTAGCTTCACTGGTTCAAAACTTATTGATGCTGCGGCTACAAAAACCttgtcctcagatggattttaCATTCCCCTTGCAAAGGTTCAGCTTAAAAAATCCCACTTAACATTGCAACAAAATGTCAAAAGGGTTGTACCAGTTAGTTGGGATCCGCCGTCCTTGGCAAG CTTTATTGAAAATTTCGGGACTCATGTAATTACTTCGATAACGATTGGTGGTAAAGATGTTATTTATGTTAAACAACACCATAGTTCACCATTGTCAAAGTTGGAGATAAAGAACTATATTCAAGAAATTGGAAATCAGAGGTTCTCTGACATCAATAGCCATACAAGTTCAGGTCAAACAAAATCCAAGGATAAG GGTATTGATCCTTTTTCCTTCAATAGCCAAGGGATTTACCCTCAACCTACGACTGCAACATATCCTAGCGGCAAAGAA GATGTCACGGTTATTtttagaagaagaggaggagatgATTTGGAACAAAACCACATCAAATGGATAAAAACTGTTAAGTCCTCCCCAGATATCATTGAGATGACTTTTTGTCCTATAACAAATCTCCTTGATGAAATACCCGGCAAGGAGCATTTGACTCGTGCTATTAATCTTTATCTTGAAT ATAAGCCTCCTATTGAAGAACTTAGGTATTTCCTAGAGTTTCAGATTCCTCGCGTTTGGGCTCCTCTGCGGGACAGGATTCCAGGTCACCAAAGGAAGGAACCTGTATGCCCATCTTTACAATTCAGCATAATGGGCCAGAAGCTTTATGTCAGTCAAGAGcag ATTACGGTTGGACGTAGGCTGGTAACTGGCTTACGGCTTTGTCTAGAAGGAAATAAGCAGAATCGGCTCTCTGTTCATCTTCAACACTTGGTATCCCTTCCGAAGATCCTTCAGCCGTATTGGGACAACCATGTAGCTATCGGTGCTCCCAAGTGGCAAGGACCCGAGGAACAAGATAGCCGGTGGTTCGAGCCTGTTAAGTGGAAGAACTTTTCTCATGTGAGCACTGCGCCGATTGAGAACCCAGAAACCTTTATAGGAGACTCCTCCGGTGTGTACATAGTTACTGGAGCACAGCTTGGAGTATGGGATTTCGGACCCCGGAATGTATTGTATATGAAACTCTTGTATTCTAGGTTACCCGGCTGCACGATCCGTAGATCACTATGGGATCACACCCCGATCAAGTTATCGAAAATCTCAACTTCCGGGGACAGTTCTAGTCCTGACAACTCAAGTTCTGGTTCTAGAGAAAACGTGGTAGGGAACAAGGTGATGAAGTATGTCGACTTGTCCGAAATGAGCAAGGGACCTCAAGATCCTCCAGGGCATTGGTTAGTTACTGGTGGAAAGCTTGGTGTTGAGAAAGGGAAAATTGTTTTGAGGGTTAAATATTCATTGCTAAATTACTGA
- the LOC107475611 gene encoding uncharacterized protein LOC107475611, which translates to PPPRHASPRSIRQEVSVALNRSTGSSGTRDHDSPDDKSKWECVRKGVCCICCESNIDSLLYRCGHMCTCSNCANDLHRSGRKCPMCQAPVVEVIRAYSIL; encoded by the exons CCGCCGCCGCGCCACGCCTCCCCACGCTCAATAAGACAAGAGGTTTCTGTGGCCCTAAATCGCTCAACTGGTTCATCAG GAACACGTGACCATGATTCACCAGATGATAAATCCAAATGGGAATGCGTGAGGAAAGGGGTTTGCTGCATTTGCTGCGAAAGCAATATTGATTCTCTCTTGTACAG ATGTGGGCACATGTGCACATGTTCTAACTGTGCTAATGATTTGCACCGAAGTGGAAGGAAGTGTCCAATGTGTCAAGCACCAGTTGTTGAAGTAATTCGTGCTTATTCTATATTATAG
- the LOC107475448 gene encoding non-specific lipid-transfer protein 1 — MAGLKFAFVMLVCMAMVGAPMVNALSCGQVNSALAPCITFLTKGGVPSGPCCSGVRGLLGAAKTTADRQAACNCLKAAAGSLHGLNQGNAAALPGRCGVSIPYKISTSTNCATIKF; from the exons ATGGCAGGCCTCAAGTTTGCATTTGTGATGCTTGTGTGCATGGCCATGGTGGGAGCACCAATGGTGAATGCCCTATCATGTGGCCAAGTGAACAGTGCCCTAGCACCATGCATCACTTTCCTCACAAAGGGTGGAGTTCCTTCTGGGCCTTGTTGTAGCGGAGTTAGAGGCCTTCTCGGTGCTGCAAAAACCACCGCGGACCGCCAGGCCGCCTGTAACTGCCTCAAAGCCGCTGCCGGTTCCCTTCATGGCCTCAACCAAGGCAACGCCGCCGCCCTCCCTGGAAGATGCGGTGTCAGCATTCCTTACAAGATCAGCACCTCCACCAACTGTGCTAC CATTAAGTTCTGA
- the LOC107475612 gene encoding non-specific lipid-transfer protein P5-like codes for MARSIFPKVACMAIMMMMMCMIMDLISLTQAGPSCGNVQDALSPCIRYVTGIDNNVPGACCNGIKKVKSQSKTTQDRRSVCKCIKTTAHSIKKLNIHKLAGLPAKCGVNLPYKLSPSIDCNRIN; via the exons ATGGCAAGGTCAATTTTCCCTAAGGTAGCATGCATGGccatcatgatgatgatgatgtgcaTGATTATGGATCTAATTTCACTTACCCAAGCTGGTCCATCATGTGGGAATGTTCAAGATGCTTTGTCACCATGCATTCGATACGTTACTGGAATTGACAATAATGTCCCTGGAGCATGTTGTAATGGGATCAAGAAGGTGAAGAGCCAATCCAAGACCACACAAGATCGTAGATCTGTTTGCAAGTGTATCAAAACCACTGCTCATAGCATTAAGAAGTTAAACATTCACAAGCTTGCTGGGCTCCCTGCAAAGTGTGGAGTTAACTTGCCCTACAAGTTATCTCCCTCTATTGATTGCAACAG GATTAATTAA